Proteins encoded in a region of the Streptomyces violaceoruber genome:
- a CDS encoding ferredoxin — translation MRISVDPEQCYGSGDCVHRAPSVFTQVGGLGAVIPGREHDVDAPRVREAAEGCPSAAITIARTEAEEVRG, via the coding sequence ATGAGGATCTCCGTCGACCCCGAGCAGTGTTACGGCTCCGGAGACTGCGTCCACCGGGCCCCGTCCGTCTTCACCCAGGTGGGCGGCCTCGGCGCCGTCATACCCGGCCGGGAGCACGACGTCGACGCCCCGCGGGTGCGCGAGGCGGCCGAAGGGTGTCCGTCCGCCGCGATCACCATCGCCCGCACGGAAGCGGAAGAGGTCCGGGGCTGA
- a CDS encoding FkbM family methyltransferase: MRNGPGTLGKAALATRWLNAHLREHPRRAVVELPSGGRFAVDTQDLIQRYLYLFGAWEPHLTGWLRRRLRPGDGFVDVGANIGVFSVLAARLVGESGRVVAIEASADVHRRLVGNARLNGLGNIRALNAAVSDRTRTLTFALASSRNTGANSIVPYDGPVESSFRTEARPLPDLLDTAEIATVRVIKIDVEGAEGSVVRGLAPMLGALRPDAEIAVEVAPERMARLGDRVDDLLAVMRDAGFHGYRLPNDYAPGSYPPALSGAPRAPVRLRGPVTGESDLVFSRVDAERLP; encoded by the coding sequence GTGCGCAACGGCCCCGGCACCCTCGGGAAGGCGGCCCTCGCGACGCGCTGGCTCAACGCCCACCTGCGCGAGCACCCCCGCCGGGCCGTCGTCGAGCTGCCTTCGGGCGGACGCTTCGCCGTGGACACGCAGGACCTCATCCAGCGGTACCTGTACCTCTTCGGTGCCTGGGAGCCGCACCTGACCGGCTGGCTGCGGCGCCGGCTGCGGCCGGGGGACGGCTTCGTCGACGTCGGGGCGAACATCGGCGTCTTCAGCGTCCTGGCGGCCCGGCTGGTCGGCGAGTCGGGCCGGGTCGTCGCGATCGAGGCCTCCGCGGACGTCCACCGGCGCCTGGTGGGGAACGCCCGGCTCAACGGCCTCGGGAACATCCGCGCGCTCAACGCCGCCGTCTCGGACCGCACCAGGACCCTGACCTTCGCGCTCGCCAGCTCGCGGAACACGGGGGCGAACAGCATCGTCCCGTACGACGGCCCGGTGGAGTCGAGCTTCCGGACCGAGGCCCGGCCGCTGCCGGACCTCCTCGACACGGCGGAGATCGCGACCGTCCGGGTGATCAAGATCGACGTCGAGGGTGCCGAGGGGAGTGTCGTGCGCGGTCTCGCGCCGATGCTGGGGGCTCTGCGGCCCGACGCGGAGATCGCGGTCGAGGTGGCACCGGAGCGCATGGCCCGGCTCGGGGACCGGGTCGACGACCTGCTGGCGGTGATGCGGGACGCCGGGTTCCACGGCTACCGGCTGCCCAACGACTACGCGCCCGGGAGCTATCCCCCGGCGCTGAGCGGTGCGCCCCGGGCGCCGGTGCGGCTGCGCGGGCCGGTGACCGGGGAGAGCGACCTGGTCTTCTCGCGGGTGGACGCGGAACGGCTGCCCTGA
- a CDS encoding glycosyltransferase family 2 protein has product MSAVVNRRVVIVTAVHGPSAPFLPEAYASLCAQELPDGWEWRWVIREDGRTQDVRPHVPDDPRVVFHQGRHGRQGGPGVARTMALAHADGAYVKVLDADDRLTPGALARDLAALEADPSIGWATSRVLDLLPDGSTAGFPGDPAHGPIERGEVLDFWRANGFRAQVHPATLLVRRDLLLAVGGWMALPASEDTGLLLALNCVSRGWFTEDVGLLYRKWEGQETGQASHVDPAERDARMAVVEARARALASFGWRLPEGTGDFDR; this is encoded by the coding sequence GTGAGTGCCGTCGTGAACCGGCGCGTCGTCATCGTCACGGCCGTCCACGGCCCGTCCGCCCCCTTCCTCCCCGAGGCCTACGCCTCGCTGTGCGCGCAGGAACTGCCCGACGGCTGGGAGTGGCGCTGGGTGATCCGGGAGGACGGCCGTACGCAGGACGTCCGGCCGCACGTGCCCGACGATCCGCGGGTCGTGTTCCACCAGGGGCGCCACGGACGGCAGGGCGGGCCGGGGGTGGCGCGCACGATGGCCCTGGCCCACGCGGACGGGGCGTACGTGAAGGTCCTGGACGCCGACGACCGGCTCACTCCGGGCGCCCTGGCCCGCGACCTGGCCGCCCTGGAGGCCGACCCGTCGATCGGGTGGGCGACCTCGCGGGTCCTGGACCTCCTGCCCGACGGTTCGACGGCCGGCTTCCCCGGCGACCCGGCGCACGGGCCGATCGAGCGCGGGGAGGTGCTCGACTTCTGGCGGGCTAACGGATTCCGGGCCCAGGTCCATCCGGCGACCCTGCTGGTCCGGCGCGACCTGCTGCTGGCCGTCGGCGGCTGGATGGCCCTGCCCGCCTCCGAGGACACCGGCCTGCTGCTGGCGCTCAACTGCGTGAGCCGGGGATGGTTCACCGAGGACGTGGGTCTTCTCTACCGCAAGTGGGAGGGCCAGGAGACCGGCCAGGCGTCCCACGTGGACCCCGCGGAACGCGATGCCCGGATGGCGGTGGTGGAGGCCAGGGCGCGCGCGCTGGCGTCCTTCGGGTGGCGGCTGCCGGAGGGCACCGGCGACTTCGACCGCTGA
- a CDS encoding GntR family transcriptional regulator codes for MPKAYEVIADDLRRSIRVGERRPGDRLPSEADLAHHYRRSVPTVQNALRLLSDEGLIDKRHGLGTFVRRPRTPAVRDNRRHQWEKDRARRPLATRAETGATEHDTGLRGGDLVFHAEYRELKASGELAEAFGVPEGTVLLQRAFRTRYSAEPAPFSLVTSYLVRDLVAANPDLLDEANEPWPGGTQHQLYTVGVELDRVEERLTARPPTPEEAAALDLPPGTSVILLRKTSYDTGGRVVDVSDVTLPGDRTELLFTTRLERW; via the coding sequence GTGCCCAAGGCCTACGAAGTGATCGCGGACGATCTGCGCCGCTCCATCCGGGTGGGTGAGCGGCGGCCCGGCGACCGGCTGCCCTCGGAGGCGGACCTCGCCCACCACTACCGGCGCAGTGTGCCCACCGTGCAGAACGCGCTCCGGCTGCTGAGCGACGAGGGACTGATCGACAAGCGGCACGGCCTCGGCACCTTCGTGCGCCGCCCCCGCACCCCGGCGGTGCGGGACAACCGCCGCCACCAGTGGGAGAAGGACCGGGCCCGCCGGCCGCTCGCCACCAGGGCCGAGACCGGCGCCACGGAGCACGACACCGGCCTGCGGGGCGGCGACCTGGTCTTCCACGCCGAGTACCGCGAGCTGAAGGCGTCCGGGGAACTGGCCGAGGCCTTCGGCGTTCCCGAGGGCACCGTGCTGCTCCAACGCGCCTTCCGCACGCGGTACTCGGCCGAGCCTGCCCCTTTCAGCCTCGTCACCTCCTACCTCGTCCGGGACCTGGTCGCGGCCAATCCCGACCTGCTGGACGAGGCCAACGAGCCCTGGCCGGGCGGCACTCAGCACCAGCTCTACACCGTGGGCGTCGAACTGGACCGCGTGGAGGAGCGCTTGACCGCCCGCCCGCCGACACCGGAGGAGGCCGCGGCCCTGGACCTGCCGCCGGGCACGTCGGTGATCCTGCTCCGCAAGACCTCGTACGACACCGGCGGCCGGGTGGTGGACGTCTCCGACGTCACCCTGCCCGGGGACCGCACCGAACTGCTCTTCACGACCCGTCTGGAAAGGTGGTGA
- a CDS encoding DUF6344 domain-containing protein, which translates to MARNKVLTLWTSIVTAFLALCTALGLVTTTAAAAVPQTGTHSNSESASPEAAPAAALPLPRSRTGSLPPTMKQRIRAEAHGAAPSCRHHPLADAAAASAATTAATTTTGLPCDDTAVESRAQHTIPLQR; encoded by the coding sequence ATGGCCCGGAACAAGGTCCTGACGCTGTGGACCAGCATCGTCACCGCCTTCCTCGCGCTGTGCACGGCGCTCGGACTCGTCACGACGACGGCCGCCGCGGCCGTACCGCAGACCGGAACGCACAGCAACAGCGAGAGCGCCTCCCCCGAGGCGGCACCCGCGGCCGCGCTTCCGCTGCCCCGGTCCCGAACCGGCTCCCTGCCCCCCACGATGAAGCAGCGCATCCGCGCCGAGGCGCACGGCGCGGCGCCCAGCTGCCGCCATCACCCGCTCGCCGACGCCGCCGCTGCCTCGGCCGCGACCACGGCCGCGACCACGACCACCGGACTTCCGTGCGACGACACCGCGGTCGAGTCCCGGGCCCAGCACACCATCCCGCTCCAGCGCTGA
- a CDS encoding DLW-39 family protein produces the protein MKKLLLVALAAIGGLLVYRQIQADRAEQDLWTEATDSVPTGS, from the coding sequence GTGAAGAAGCTTCTCCTGGTCGCACTGGCCGCCATCGGCGGGCTCCTCGTGTACCGCCAGATCCAGGCGGATCGCGCCGAGCAGGATCTGTGGACGGAGGCGACTGACTCCGTGCCCACGGGTTCGTGA